In Helicoverpa zea isolate HzStark_Cry1AcR chromosome 7, ilHelZeax1.1, whole genome shotgun sequence, the genomic window TGCATAGTTCACGAAATTTTAAAGTTGTATCTATAGAAGTCAAATACGATCAATTTATAAAGTGAGTCATAGCGATCGTGAAGATAATAAATATGATTTCATATATGACTATGTCAAATGAAATAATCATTTCTATTAAAGAATTGAAACAATGTTGCATGTAGCATAGTAATTACAACATAAATTATGGCATGATTTGTCTAAATTATTCGCTAAAGTAGAGATCAGTGTAGATAATAGCGAACCATTAATAAAAACATGCAGAGCCTTTATTCGAAGTTTAGCTTTCAGTATTAATAGCTCATAATTCAAGGCAACACGGATGTCTGTTGATAAAATATCCGTAGTTACTGTAGTTATATTTATACTAGTCCATATTTCTGATGGAGTTGTAAATCCATTTGGTCCAACGGTCGTCAATGATTATACTAATTGCATTTCCAAAGTAATTGACAATGAATTTGATGAACCCGGACTTTTGATATTTGCAAACACTAACGATGTAAGTACCTCTGTTACGAGAATCAgaacgaaactattgaaacGACTTCATAAAGAAATCAAGTTCAGTATTGAAGTCATGAGTCCTAACAATGAAGTGGAAATCTGTGATCTAGATAATTATAATCTTGGAGTACTTCACGTTGATGTTTATGTGGCAATACCATTTGCCAACTATTTCGTTATCATAATAGATAGCTATACAGATTTTTCGTTTTTAGCGAGTAAACTGATACGATCTCGCAGCTGGAATCCATTTgcaaaattcattattttactcTTCAATTTTGTTCAGGATGATAAAGTGAACATCGACTATGTTGAGAGAGTGCTGAGCTGCCTTTTCAAATACAATGCAATAAACGTGATTATAGCCGTACCCAAAGCGAACAACTTTCGAAATGCTATCATTTATAGTTGGAGGCCTTATGATCCTCCAAAATATTGTGGCTACTTCAATGAGACAGCTAAAGACAGACTTGTAGTACAAAACATGTGTGAAAGTGGAGTGCTGAAACATGATAGAAAAGTTTTTGACAATAAAATACCACATAACATGGAGGGTTGTGTTATCGAAGTTTTAGCTTTACAAAGACATCCTTTCATCAGTGATGATGAATACGATGCTAATATTGAAAAGTTAATGATTGATGCAATGCTCAAGCGATTTAAAATGAAGGCTAGATATAACTTTATTGACGGATATCGAGGTGAAAGGGAAAACGTTGGTGAATGGAACGGAGGTTTAAAGAAATTGGCTTCTAAGTCAGGGCATTTACTTTTGGGAGGAATATTTCCAGACTTTGATGTCCATGAAGATTTTGAAACTTCGGTAACTTATTTAGCCGATGCTTATACTTGGGTGGTTCCaagagctcataaatcagcagCCTGGGTTGCTTTAGTCATCATTTTCAAGAGCTTGGTTTGGTATTCCGTAATAGCAGGATTTTTCTTGTGTGGCATAACATGGAAGATTATTGCTGAACTTAGTGGGGATTCAGATTACAATCGCTCTTTTCGCCACTGTTTTCTTAACACTTGGATAACAGTACTAGGCTTCGTATCTTATTTGCACCCAGTCAAAGAAAGTCTGCGCGTATTCTTTGTGTTTCTCAACATTTATTGCATGCTCTTTTCGACGGCATACCAGACGAAACTATTCGAAGTATTGACGAACCCTTCTCATGAGTACCAAATACAAACAGTAGAAGAATTGGTTGAAAGTGGTCTGAAGTTTGGTGGATTTGAAGAAttgcatgatttattttataattctaCTGACCCTTTTGATTACCGCATTGGTGATCAGTGGACTGACATCACCAATATCACTGAAGCAATGATAGACGTTGCTGTGCATAGAAATTTTTCCTTACTCTGTAGCCGCCTTGAGTTAGCCCACATTTCTGGCATAACACCTGAACTGAGTGACAGCGTCGGCAATTATAAGTACTATACCTTCACGGATAATGTGTTTAGCGTGCCTATAGAAACGATAGCTTTAAGAGGCTTTCCTTTTATGATGGAGTTTTCCGCAACAATAACGATCTTTAAGCAGAGTGGGTTAAACGAAGGCCTTAGGCAGCATTTTGCGCATTTTAACGAGAGGAGGAGAGCTCGCCAGTTGCGTGCTTTGTTGAAGGAGAAATCCGATGTTAATCCGTTGTCTTCGGAGCATTTGCAAGGCGGCTTCTTGGCTTTAGCTTTGGGGTATTTTAGCGGAACTTTGGCTCTTATTGTTGAAGTTATTGTCAATTgtaattatgtacaaaataaatttgCGAATTTCAAAAGGCGAGTGAACCGTTTGTCTTGATTCAGTATGCTTTGTGCTTTGATTTGACTTTGGAATTAGATGAAGAGTAGGTGTTCAGGAatgaaaataagaaattaaaaagcacttacaacaaaacatttattatacaaatcGTATGTTTACTTATTTTAAGTTTACTGTACATTTAATATAGGACCATTATTCTTAAGTTACAATTACAATCATTATGATATTCTAAAGACTAGTCTATGtgaaaaaaaagaactaaaataacttacatttattattgcaatcattaaaaagtatttttaatctCAGATTTTTCGAAAATTTTGCATCTTTCGTTTTTCATTTGCATAACTCATTTGTAATGAGTATgtgcctattatttttaaattaaataaatgagttgAATTTTCGAAATGTTACGCCAACTTTTGCAATTAAGTACCCAAGTTTGCTGTAAAACACATTTGAAATTTTTAAGCGTGAGTAATATTCAAaagatatttacattataacccatacttttaaaacaatgtatttataaataattgtattaataaTTAGTCTAAATAATGCacaatataatacaaataattaaaacaatatcatTGTGTTTTAATGTACATTTCATGTCGCACTTATTTCTTTGTTcgtttacaattaaaaataaataatttgatttacaTTAGTGTCTATCAAGAATTTTCTAGCTGCTAAAAAATATCATACACGGCCATTAGATACGTTTGCTTTTagagaatattataaagtgatgcaggctttttaaaatattttcatattatcaGCAAATAGTGTTAAGAATTTGCCTGTGGAACTGCCCTTAATTTTGTTATACAATACTTAATGGGCAACAGCTATCAAAAATCAATTCATAAATTTTTACAACGGtctaaccaaaaaaaaaaacaattttaagacTTAAAAATAGAATGCAATCCTCAAAAAATATCATAGTTTTTCCCCATCCAAGTGCTGTAGATTATAATAAGAATGATCTGGGAACCTTTCCAGTTGTATATAGTCCATGTCTTTGTTGATAAGCGGTTCCAGTCTCGCCACTATGTCTGCAAAGTCTGGTCGGTCTTTCGGTTCGGCCTCCCAGCAGTAGTACATTATGTTGTAGAGTTCCCGATGACAGTGTTCGGGTTTCTCGAGACGGTAGCCTTCGATTACCTGGGGAAAAACATGGTGGTTAGATGtggttttatttatctttaggtAAGTACGTAAACGTGCTAATCATAGCAACTactaaaccaacaaaaaaacttttagcGGTAGGTAGAATTTATCTAAGAAAGCTACTTTTTAGTTGTGCTGTGTAGTTTCTGTGGTAGTTGTGAAAAGTTACTGGTATTTAGaaagatatagaaaataagTTTTGTTGTACGTGTAAAGACGCATATACACATGGACAATATAAACATAGTAGAAAAACATATTAAAGGGAAAACATGCGTCTTAAAACGCGCAATAcagccctcgctcagcataatgctgcgacccgaaaCGAGATAGAGTCCCAGCGCTATGTTATTAAAACGGTTCATTGAAGGAACGACATCTAACTTCTGCTAACTAAacttttctataaataattatgtagattTGGGGAAACCTTTACACCGATCCGGAACCGTAGGTGTACAAGAATagaatcaattaaataatttcccAGTCGACTTGTCACTAGGAAACTCAACTTCGTTAAATTGTTAACAGACTAAGTTGTCACTGACTGCCTACACTTGTTTAATTTGTAACATGTGTAATCTTttggtttatttaattatgttatttacttatCACTGTAGTGACAGTATTTGTGGGTTTTATTTGTGTGTGTAAGAGGCGTTTTAATTTTGGTTACTTTAGACTACTTCAGAGCAAAAATcaagtttcataatattatgtctTTGCTTTTAAAAGTAATGTTATTAAAAGATATGTTATCgttataagaataaataaaagaaaatactattgtgattttattaaaaaatcgtCTATGGTGAACTTGACACATTAGTCTCTTGCTTTAATTGCGGCATGAATACGAGGtatccagaaaaatattgaatacaatTTTGAAGTGGGGTAATTTTACCCCCATTGACTATAATCACGTAAGTCACAACCACTATTGAGTAACAAAATTGGTTAATGTGCCCAATATCTATAGATTTTTCTATAAGTTTCGatgtaattttaacttaaaaataacatgtCATGAAGATGTTAGCACGTGAAACTATTTGCTGAATAAACACATGATTTATTGTCCAAAGCTCAAGTAAAGGTTGAACTTAAGATTAAGATGTCATAACTTGAGAGAGGTTTAGAAAAACTTACAATTTATCACCTAACTTGCTGAGTAAATTCTGTCATGTCTACTCTAAAGGGGTTTTGAGTTAGTTTCGTCGATAGATCTAACTCATTTCTAGTTCACTCAACTattatttcatgtatttttactttgataaatctaaaatataCAATCCGTACTGAAGGACCAAAGTTTTCTTAACATTGTTGAAACTTTTTCTTCTTATTCAAATTAGtgcaaatattttcaatacaatATAGCTTTCCATATGTAATGAAATAACAGTTGATATAAATTGCGTGATTAAATTGAATTTCTTAGTTTCTTAGACCTTCACTATGAACACTAGCTTTCAACCGCGATATCACTCGTGTACCGAGGGTACTTACTACATTCCGCACATGTATAAAGAGTAGCCTACATACATACTGCCATTTTTCAGCTGAGTCCATACACTAGTTTTAGTgtgaaagagaaacaaacatCCCATAGAAACTTTTAACTTTACAATATTCTTAGAATGCTATTTTAAGATCGTCTTTTGGGCAAGTGACAACCAGCCGcttagatagatagattcgcTGGGTACTACTTCGAACAAAGGATTAGGATagagatagttttttttttctttatttaaataattatactagTTAAATATTAACGTACCTTCTTCATGACGTCATTAGCTGATAACCCTGGGTAAGGAGTGGAGCCGAGAGTTACGATCTCCCACAGCAGGATGCCGAAGCTCCATATGTCGGACTTAACGCTAAATATATTGTCGTACAGAGATTCTGGTGCCATCCATctgaaaattttgaaataacaaagTTCATTTtggcataaaaaaataatttattaataagtcgatcaaatgacccctcccgctgtgggttagcagcggtgagggagtgtcagacttactgactaaaaaccgtcgtgtttcgtcgtaggccttttatgtaccttgTATGTGGccttgtatgtgtgtatgtgttgTAAGTCCTTAAAGTCCTCTACTACTAACTAAGTGGTGGCGCTAGTGGCCAAGTCAACAATCTGCTccgtattaaaaaataataaaaaataataaaaaatataaataatccagttttagtgtaaaatataAGTGAATTAAAGACTATTAGTGACAATAAACACGTGACATTATTTTCAAGTGAATATCTCTAGTAATTATTGAgataattaacaatttgttgaaacgtaaacaaaaacttcattaattttcaaaacaaaacaatatttactattattCCAGTGTTCAATAGTGCTCAAGCTAAAAGGAAGCGATTGTGGACGTTATTAAACAATTACgaaagttttaaaacaatttctgtGAGTTTTTATCAAGCCATAACTTTCTTGTCAAAACagcaaacaaaatttcaaatcacCGTCtataaccaaaaataaaattaacgaatTATTACATTCGTAAGCAGAACACAAATTTCACAGCCGATTGTACTGTTCTGATGACGTAGAGGATATCACACCTGTCCGGATAGACGTGGAGGTCTCGAGTTCGAATCTCAGTGGACTCTCTTTTTTCTAGTAcattgtttgttaaaaataatttattatacaaacatgAACTTCTTTGAGAATATTACATTCAGAAAAGCTAGAACACTTTCCTTGACAGAGATATCGGATGAACATAGTTCTAATAATTTGGAGATAGATGGCAGTGCTAGTAGTTTGCCTAACATctcaaataatgaaaataacgaGTATGTGCAGGAACTCCAGAATCAAATAGAACAACTCACCTCCCAACTGAACTCCGCACATGAAGagataaaaaacttaaacattgaaaatactgaactaaaaaaatctttaaatgtaATAACGAATAAAAATGAGGTTCTAAAGAAAGCTACCAAAAAACTAACCGGCGAAGTACAAACGCCCAGAAAAGGCTCACAAACATCAACTCCTCGAAATCATTCTCAAAGAAAACCAGCAGTAATTAAGAAACCTACAGAAACATTGCATTCCAATACAAGTGGCAATAGCAATAATTTTGGCCCAGGCTTGCAGAACACAACCGCACAGAAGAGAGAAGGCGATGGCAACAACGTTACACATAAATCCGCAAAGCATAAGTTGTGTATCGTGAGtactaatgtaaacaataaaatactatCAATAGCTGAAGACACATTTCACAATTTTCAAATATGTCATTACGTCTCACCAAACTGTGATACAGTGCAGCTTATCAGCGACATTCATAAAAAACTAGCAGATTATAACTATGAAGACTACTGTGTAATTTTTATTGGTGAAGAGGACTTCCAGCGTACGAAGgactatgtaaatataattgttaAGCTGAGAGAGGCATTGCTTAAAGTACAACATACAAACATTATCATATGTGTTCCTACATTTAAGTTAAGTAACTATTCGTCCATGTTCAATTGGCGTATAGAAACATTTAATAACTTACTACACCTTGATCTCCAAACATTTAATTATGCAACTGGTTTTGATACTAACTTAAATTTAACTTATGATTTTAGAACGTTTTCGAAATTTGATAGAAAAATAAGTAACCATGGAATCCgtaacatatttaaaaatttattgcTAGCAATCACTGAGATGTCCCCAATACAATGTGAGTCTGATATAGAAACTTCCAATGATAATTGTAAAAGTAATGAAGACTATTTTTttcgtatataaaaatattactctaatgcatcaaaatataaatggtcTCATAAATAAGTCAGCTATGTTTACTGCTATATTAGATGAATTGTATGACTTAGGAAAAACTGTTGATGTACTATGTTTCTCAGAGCATAATATGATTTTACCTGATGTTGATTTGCTCCACATTCCTAATTTTAATGTTGCTACCTATTTTACTAGAGAATCCAGACATGGCGGTATTTGCATAATGATACGAAACGGAATTAAATATAAGGTTTTGGagtctattaaaaaatacagtGTCTCAAATGTAATCGAATGTTGCGCAGTAGAATTGACAGATCACAACATCGTCCTAATATGTATGTACAGAAGTCCACATAGCAAtgaattaagaaaaaaacttgATATGTTTTTTAAGAATCTGGATAGTCTCTTAAGCTCTATCTCATtccacacaaacaaaaaaataatactctGCGGTGATTTCAATATTGATCTCCTCAAAAATACCAAATGCTCTGAGCAATTTAGGCACCTCATTACAGGATTCAATCTTAAATTCGAAATAAAAGTACCAACTAGGTTATGCAGCGGGACCTGTATTGATAATATTGCTCATAATATACGAGGATCTAAAGGCGAAGTATTAGAGCTAGCAGTATCTGATCATACTGCCCAGCTTCTACGGTGTCCAGTTAAGCAAACGTGTGTGTTAGATCACTGGTTCACTACAAAACGGGACTATTCTATagaaaatgtgcaaaaatttaAAACTTATCTCGCCAGCATTACATTTTCTGATGTGTATAAAGAAACAGATCCAAACAAAGCGTTTAAACTATTCTATGATTGGTTTAAATTACTGTATGATCTATGCTTTCCTAATGTAAGAGTAAAAATATCGACCAGAGTAAAACCAAAGTGGATTAGTCGCGGTATTAAGATATGTAGCAAAAGAAAAAGAGAACTGTTATGGAAATACCGAAAAACACctactaaagaaaataaagctaACTTCAAAAATCTCTCTAACCGTCTTAAGAAAGTAATCGATCTCACGCAAAGAGCTCATAATTGTCGATTTATTAATTCGGCACAAAATCTTTGTAAAGCAACATGGAAAGTTATTAATAgcagaaaaaacaaaaacaatacacCTAATgaacctatattaaaaattaaatctaatGAAAAAGTATTGACTAATCCCCATGAAATAGCACAagctttcaataattattttgttgatcGAGTCAAATCAACTAATAgtacaaacataaaaaacacGTGCAATCATAATAGAAATGAATCAATGTTCATGGCCCCTACGATACCACTCGACATCTATCGAATTATCATGTCACTCAAAAACACGGCCAGCACTGGATATGATGacataacaacaaaaattataaaacacgTGTGCATTATAATTGCGCCAATATTGAGCCATCTTATTAATCTAAGCATTGAACACGGTATTTTTCCAGAAGAATTGAAAATAACCATAATAAAACCCCTATTTAAAAAGGATGACAGAGAAAACATGACTTGCTATAGACCTATAGCTTTAGTACCGATTTTCTCTAAGATATTTGAGAAAGCAATTAACAACCAACTCACTGCATACTTCgagaacaataatttatttgttgataaCCAGAAAGGCTTTAGAAAAAACAAGTCAATTGACATGGCCATTTATGATTTCCTGCATACAGTTAGCAGTagagtagataagagattaCCTGCTATTGCACTATACATGGACATGTCAAAGGCTTTTGACCGCGTCGAtcacaaaatacttataaacaaaCTAAATTCTTACGGAATAAGAGGAAATGTACTGAACTTAATTGCATCCTACCTTCGTAACAGAcaacaaataacattttattagtagaatttgtaaaaataacgaAATTACGTATAAGTCTAACCAGAGAACGGTAACTTACGGAGTACCGCAGGGAAGTGTGCTTGGCCcgactttgtttattatttacattaatgatTTCCCAATGTCATCAAAATACCCCATGACAATGTTTGCAGATGACAGTACCCTACTTTTTAATAGTGACGACTTACATTCACTGGAGGCAGATATTAACTCTAATATTGATTCGGTTGTTAATtggctaataaataataatctagttataaatttagaaaaaacagtATAAATGAAATTTCAACAAcgactaaataataaattaaatttaaatattaaatacaatgacaaaattattaatgagACTAATGTTACTAAGTTTTTGGgactaaatatagaaaatacgcTAAAATGGAATATACATATAGACAAAGTATGCAATAAACTAAACCAATACTCTTATGCTCTGCATATGTTAAATAAAACGGCAAACCGAAAAACAGTATTAATGGCGTATCACGGTTTAGTAGCATCGACGTTGAGGTACGGAATTATGTTTTGGGGAAACGCAACGGGTAAAGAAATGGTGTTCAAGTGTCAAAAAAGGTGCATTAGAGCTATCTGCAATCTAAAATCTACCGACAGTTGCTACATGcattttaagaatttaaaaatattaacaatgccCTCACTATACATTTACGAAACAAGcatgtttgtaaaaaataatttaaataaaggacaatgggcacaaatatatgggacctggtataccccaccaataggaatgtcatatatatcattggataggcctttttatgtaggacaagatttactatgacagctttgctgaaatgtttgtccgttctgagatatagatcaaaaactgtgctaaagttagaactaagtaatctattgatacctcaagtttttaaaggaaaatctaagtactaataactttaagtcttgtaagtactactgtgcccgttaggatccataattgttactattatgtagcatttcaaccttttattgtaccaactggatgttgggcgtagtgagaaaccgcaccaataggaaagtcatacatatcattggataggtctttataactggaacaacatttactatgacagctttgttctattgtttgtccgttctgagatatagataacaaacaatcttaaaactgatgctaatcaatactgtaatctgattttctttcatatacaagacttacacttagtagttcttagattttcctttaaaaacttgagttatcaatagattacttagttctaacttttgcacagtttttgatctatatctcagaacggacaaacatttcagcaaagctgtcatagtaaatattgttctacataaaaaggcctatccaatgatatatatgacattgctattggtggggtataccaatctgcccattgtcctttgaccAAGTAACCAGTCAACGTCGTTGTGATCTTACATGTAATAAGGTctaagactacattttataaaaacagtatttttgcaatggctccaaaaatttataacaaacttCCAAAAAGTATAAGAACTGAACagaatattagtatttttaaacgTAGATTAAGTACATTTCTAATAGATAAGGCATATTACTCAgttgaaatatttctaaatgataaaatagaaacactgtgattttatataaactcaataggattaaaattatttgtacaccaattccatttggtagaacatagagctctaacatgtttaattttaagacctatctgtatacctatgctcacaaataaatacattgaattgaattgaattgaattgtcCTAGTGGTCTTCTAGTAAATACcgatatagatagttcaactcagatttgcgcgcggccctatgtgtgcgtcggcttgtaaatatacaactttcattcgtgtgacagtgatgtcgtccgagcatgacgtgttcttatcgctttttgttatgggtacagtcgtttacgaaaatgtctagttcttcacggagaaaatgtttaaggagtcaggtagcgtttcaaaaaatgaaacaacattcaaagctttttattattacattttacagtttttcattattttctcataagttttttcaaattgacgttgacagtatctaagaaataaatgaggtgaaatatctaagatgaattaaatactccttacatattttctagatctcggggtacgcggacaataaataaaagtgtggactaagaatgtaaaaagacatataatctagtataataatgtaaacaaaatgtgtggggaattttaaaaaataatattgcttcgcataatgtcgaccaaaataagacggaaataatgaaactcataaatgaacgtttaagtcatattgatgaagggatgttgggtaatacttgtcgacatgtacaaaagaaaaaagaaaaatactatagacattttgacatggagtcaaaatttataatttacctcggtgagagtagcgaatccgaaaattcatcatttgatttttcaagtagcgattcagaatcattataaataaataaacattaaattacgtatataataactgtttttctttaaacagccgtaacccctaaataactgtatttgtacccgactgtacctcttgtcacgcacacaaagtcactgtgtatgtacaagggttacccacacataaggccgcgcgcaagactgagttgaacttactataccaaGTAGCGGACAAATACCATTGTAACATTTCTAAGTTTTAGTATGATATTTTTGATggatcttggacaccaatgacttaataacggtgaaggaaaacatcttaagggAATCTAAGGTCTGAAATTGCCCTTTATTTACAAGCTTTGCCTTATCAAGGGTTTCGAGGCGTGATAATATTACCTAACTTAGAAACTCAAGTCTGAATAACCGACTTCATTTGTCTGTTCGCCGAAATAGGATATTATTTCGAATAATCTAGAACATCAACTTACAAATTTCCCTGTAGGTTACAAATTGAGGAGGGAGGTAATATGAAACTAACAACGAAAGTTTCTATCGTAACTAACTAGACTAACATTAACTTTTGCGTGCGAAATATTAGGATTATTATAACATAGGTACTACAATATGATAACAAAATGCAAGTAAAGTTAAGGCAATAGGATCCCGACTAATTATTTGGTCCAGGGATCCAGGTGTAGTTTGCGCCACGAAgtttgcaattctgaagttagtGACTATTGTGAAGTCAACAGCAGCCAACTTTGGATAAACAATACTTCTCGACCATACGTGtaagcagccccggatcttcaattttttttaggcggggcaaaaactgaaaaatgccgccccgcctacttatgtttattcaCCTTTATCATCTATTTAATTTCAGCTATCActatgtaggcaggcagggccgtctctagctcatgtagcgcttgggtgcaatcatcacccaagcgccacctatgtattgaaagattttgagtagaCATATTGATCaaagtacttagagtagttacaaggaatataaataagaacgttcgaacgaaagccacttttttggtaggtaaaggactaaAAAAaggtgtccaaatcattgtaggcttaaactgttggccaggtttaCGTTATGGAAGTCGAGAGAGATTCATGCAACtgtaaaaattagcgcgagtgaagcgagcgcgcaaattttttcaattttgggacacaaaaagctaataagttttaaaaagcggtgtaaagtaacaagcagtcggaagcgcaaactttttgtttttaaggactccgtaaaaatattttttgctacattCGACTTATGTAGTTACGAAGGCAAACTATGTATCCTACTATTTTTTGAGCCCACGACGCAAAAGTACCTTATGATtaagtacattgtaaagcaacagcgaacttttttaaattatttgtttgatgactcacaaattaaactgggaattatgtaagtacaaataaaactatgatgaaatatataactatatgaaactgtgattagagcgagtgccatttgtgttcgttgattcggtgcgtcaataaaaataataaacaataagaaAAATCGACATACATTGTCacttagccgcgagcgtagcgagcgcgaattttttcaCTTGGTGGATGTTAAAAGTGGAATATAATCAAACAAAACGAAGGCGactttttagaaactttgcttgtcagtatcatgatacaatgtgaaAGTTCCTTATCAAAAGGGtgtaatttcattgaaatttcctggtggtggggcgtcccgcggcgctcctgagaccgaggcgcccgggttattcgcacaccttgcaccataggttaagacagccctgtaggtaactattatagtaatctgtgatgtaggatttaaaacaaaaataaatatgcgataagcgtttctggctcatagatgatcgcaaataattttaatccgttttagtttgctaaaacttccccccgtgaataataaatgttcgtgcagtcGAGCAGCATGTCTCACTA contains:
- the LOC124631752 gene encoding uncharacterized protein LOC124631752, with the translated sequence MSVDKISVVTVVIFILVHISDGVVNPFGPTVVNDYTNCISKVIDNEFDEPGLLIFANTNDVSTSVTRIRTKLLKRLHKEIKFSIEVMSPNNEVEICDLDNYNLGVLHVDVYVAIPFANYFVIIIDSYTDFSFLASKLIRSRSWNPFAKFIILLFNFVQDDKVNIDYVERVLSCLFKYNAINVIIAVPKANNFRNAIIYSWRPYDPPKYCGYFNETAKDRLVVQNMCESGVLKHDRKVFDNKIPHNMEGCVIEVLALQRHPFISDDEYDANIEKLMIDAMLKRFKMKARYNFIDGYRGERENVGEWNGGLKKLASKSGHLLLGGIFPDFDVHEDFETSVTYLADAYTWVVPRAHKSAAWVALVIIFKSLVWYSVIAGFFLCGITWKIIAELSGDSDYNRSFRHCFLNTWITVLGFVSYLHPVKESLRVFFVFLNIYCMLFSTAYQTKLFEVLTNPSHEYQIQTVEELVESGLKFGGFEELHDLFYNSTDPFDYRIGDQWTDITNITEAMIDVAVHRNFSLLCSRLELAHISGITPELSDSVGNYKYYTFTDNVFSVPIETIALRGFPFMMEFSATITIFKQSGLNEGLRQHFAHFNERRRARQLRALLKEKSDVNPLSSEHLQGGFLALALGYFSGTLALIVEVIVNCNYVQNKFANFKRRVNRLS